The Bacillus carboniphilus genome contains a region encoding:
- the yhfH gene encoding protein YhfH: MLVKMTEFLNKLPRKKCSSCGKEINEQHECYGNTCNECLCVK, encoded by the coding sequence ATGTTAGTTAAAATGACTGAATTTTTAAATAAATTACCTCGTAAAAAATGCTCATCTTGTGGCAAGGAAATCAATGAACAACATGAATGCTATGGAAACACTTGTAACGAATGTCTTTGTGTTAAATAA
- a CDS encoding MBL fold metallo-hydrolase, which translates to MKVTVIGFWGGYPNKGEASSGYLIESANFKLLVDCGSAVLSQLQKYIAIVEIDAVILSHYHHDHIADIGPLQYARLIQQSEVNKILPIYGHPFNQEKFQCLSYKDVTCGTAYQPNRLLTVGPFSISFLQTDHPVDCYAMRISDGNATIVYTADSSFKEDFIPFAKEADLLLSECNLYADQNGAPIGHMTSTEAANIAQKAKVKELWLTHLPHSGDLNQLIEEAKTVYDGAVSLAEEGKTTQIN; encoded by the coding sequence ATGAAAGTAACTGTCATTGGCTTTTGGGGTGGATATCCTAATAAAGGAGAGGCCTCATCAGGCTATTTAATTGAGTCTGCCAATTTTAAATTATTAGTTGATTGTGGAAGTGCTGTTTTATCTCAGCTTCAAAAATATATCGCAATAGTGGAAATAGATGCCGTTATTTTATCTCATTATCACCACGATCATATCGCTGATATTGGACCGCTTCAATATGCTAGGTTGATTCAACAGAGTGAGGTGAATAAAATATTACCCATTTACGGACATCCTTTTAATCAAGAAAAATTTCAATGTCTTTCTTATAAAGATGTTACGTGTGGGACCGCCTATCAACCGAATCGTCTATTAACGGTTGGACCATTTTCGATTTCATTTTTGCAAACGGATCACCCTGTTGATTGTTATGCGATGAGAATTTCTGATGGAAATGCTACAATTGTTTATACAGCGGATTCAAGCTTTAAAGAAGACTTTATTCCTTTTGCAAAAGAAGCGGACTTGTTGTTATCAGAATGTAATTTGTATGCGGATCAAAATGGTGCGCCGATTGGGCATATGACAAGTACAGAAGCAGCCAACATTGCTCAAAAAGCAAAAGTGAAAGAGTTATGGCTCACCCACTTACCTCATAGCGGGGATCTTAACCAGCTAATAGAAGAAGCGAAAACGGTTTACGACGGAGCGGTTTCATTAGCTGAAGAAGGGAAAACAACACAGATAAACTGA
- a CDS encoding lipoate--protein ligase, with translation MYFIDNQGITDPKINLAIEEYCLSNLNKDNTYLLFYINEPSIIIGKNQNAVEEINTKYVDEKGINVVRRLSGGGAVYHDFGNLNFSFITKDDGNSFYNYKKFTDPIVSALNKLGVSAQLSGRNDILVNERKISGNAQFTTKGRMFSHGTLLLNSDIEQVVSALNVKKDKIQSKGIKSIRSRVANIAEFLKEDLAMEEFKELLLKSIFNVQNVEEVPCYQLTESDWKGIEEISKKRYGNWDWNFGKSPKFNLQHSHRFPIGQIDVRLNVIKGVIDDIKIYGDFFGIGDVAEVEQLLQGIKYERESIVAALSNMDVNHYFGNLSKEEFIDLVY, from the coding sequence ATGTATTTCATAGATAATCAAGGAATAACAGATCCTAAAATAAACTTAGCTATAGAAGAATATTGTCTCTCAAATCTAAATAAAGACAATACATATTTACTGTTTTATATAAATGAACCGAGTATTATTATTGGAAAGAATCAAAATGCCGTTGAAGAGATCAATACAAAATATGTGGATGAAAAAGGAATTAACGTCGTTCGTCGTCTTTCAGGTGGAGGAGCAGTGTACCATGACTTTGGAAACTTGAATTTTAGTTTCATTACGAAAGACGATGGAAATAGCTTTTACAATTATAAGAAATTTACCGATCCAATTGTTTCAGCACTAAACAAATTAGGTGTCTCAGCACAGCTAAGTGGCCGGAACGATATCCTTGTAAATGAGAGAAAGATTTCTGGAAATGCACAGTTCACAACGAAAGGTCGAATGTTTTCTCATGGAACACTTCTGTTAAATTCTGACATTGAACAAGTAGTTTCAGCATTAAATGTGAAAAAGGATAAAATTCAATCAAAAGGGATCAAATCTATTCGTAGCAGAGTAGCTAATATTGCTGAGTTTTTAAAGGAAGATCTAGCGATGGAAGAGTTTAAAGAGCTTCTTTTGAAATCGATTTTTAACGTGCAAAATGTAGAAGAAGTTCCATGCTATCAATTAACGGAATCAGATTGGAAGGGGATAGAGGAAATTTCAAAAAAACGTTACGGTAATTGGGATTGGAATTTTGGAAAATCACCAAAGTTTAATTTGCAACACTCTCATCGTTTTCCTATCGGACAAATTGATGTACGTTTGAATGTCATTAAAGGAGTCATTGATGATATTAAAATTTACGGGGACTTCTTTGGGATTGGTGATGTGGCTGAGGTTGAACAATTGCTGCAAGGAATAAAGTATGAACGTGAATCGATTGTGGCTGCTTTGTCTAATATGGATGTTAACCATTATTTTGGTAATCTATCAAAAGAAGAATTTATTGATTTAGTTTATTAA
- a CDS encoding fatty acid--CoA ligase family protein, whose protein sequence is MNLPKKLAETAAIHQEKPAYLFMDKETSYAELNASVSMFASSLEKMGVQKGDHIALIVGNTPHYVIGLYGALRLGATVIPVNPIYTPDEMGYILNNGDVKLVITLDKLLPLFEKMEKALPKVETIVYCETGETVNEDAYPQIKTKMKPFTKCLGMGDPRYQGPELNEEDVAMILYTSGTTGKPKGAMLTHRNIYANASDVAQYLKYDKSDKVIAALPMFHVFCLTVALNGPLISGATVVIVPKFSPAEIFRLVETYKVTVFSGVPTMYNFLLQYENGKPEAFESLRVCISGGASMPVALLKGFEQKFNVMVSEGYGLSEASPVTAFNPLDRPRKPGSIGTDVMGIKNKVVNELGDEVAPGEVGELVVQGPNVMKGYYKMPEETEHTIREGWLYTGDLAKMDEEGYFYIVDRKKDLILVGGYNVYPREVEEVLYDHKDVIECAVFGVPDPERGEAVRAFVVSKNPELKEEDLQIFLGEHLAKYKLPSSIEFLEELPKNTTGKILRRALKQKVLQES, encoded by the coding sequence TTGAATTTACCGAAGAAGTTAGCCGAAACTGCTGCAATTCATCAAGAGAAACCTGCTTATTTATTTATGGACAAAGAAACGAGTTATGCTGAGTTAAATGCTTCTGTTTCAATGTTCGCTTCAAGCTTGGAAAAAATGGGTGTTCAAAAAGGGGACCACATCGCTTTGATTGTGGGAAATACACCACATTATGTGATCGGTTTATATGGCGCTCTTCGATTAGGAGCGACAGTCATACCGGTAAATCCGATTTATACACCAGATGAAATGGGCTACATTTTAAACAACGGTGATGTAAAACTTGTCATTACACTTGATAAGCTGTTACCTTTATTTGAAAAAATGGAGAAAGCTCTTCCGAAAGTTGAAACAATCGTCTATTGTGAAACAGGCGAAACGGTGAATGAAGATGCTTACCCACAAATTAAAACAAAAATGAAACCGTTTACAAAATGTCTTGGTATGGGAGACCCTCGTTACCAAGGACCTGAGTTAAATGAAGAAGACGTTGCGATGATTCTTTATACTTCAGGTACGACTGGTAAACCAAAAGGAGCCATGCTTACTCATCGCAACATTTATGCGAATGCAAGTGATGTTGCTCAATATTTAAAATATGATAAGAGTGATAAAGTAATAGCTGCTTTACCAATGTTCCATGTATTTTGCTTAACGGTTGCCTTGAATGGTCCTTTAATAAGTGGGGCAACAGTTGTTATTGTACCGAAATTTAGTCCTGCGGAAATTTTCAGATTAGTAGAAACATATAAAGTAACGGTATTTTCAGGGGTTCCGACGATGTATAATTTCCTTCTTCAATATGAAAATGGAAAACCAGAAGCTTTCGAATCGCTAAGGGTGTGTATTTCTGGTGGAGCTTCTATGCCAGTCGCTCTTTTAAAAGGTTTTGAACAGAAATTTAACGTCATGGTTTCTGAAGGTTATGGTCTATCAGAAGCGTCTCCTGTTACAGCATTTAATCCTTTAGATCGTCCTAGAAAGCCTGGTTCAATCGGAACAGATGTAATGGGCATTAAAAATAAAGTCGTCAATGAACTTGGCGATGAAGTAGCTCCTGGAGAAGTGGGCGAACTTGTCGTGCAAGGTCCTAACGTAATGAAAGGGTATTATAAAATGCCTGAAGAAACAGAGCATACGATCCGTGAAGGATGGCTTTATACAGGCGATTTAGCGAAAATGGATGAAGAAGGTTATTTTTACATTGTTGACCGTAAAAAAGATTTAATTTTAGTTGGTGGGTATAATGTTTACCCTCGTGAGGTAGAAGAAGTATTATACGATCATAAAGATGTCATTGAGTGTGCCGTGTTTGGCGTGCCTGATCCTGAACGTGGAGAAGCGGTAAGAGCGTTTGTTGTGTCAAAAAACCCCGAATTGAAAGAAGAAGATTTACAAATCTTTTTGGGTGAACATTTGGCCAAATATAAATTACCGAGTAGTATAGAATTTTTAGAAGAACTTCCTAAAAATACGACAGGGAAGATTTTACGTAGAGCGCTAAAACAAAAAGTGTTACAGGAAAGTTAA
- a CDS encoding enoyl-CoA hydratase-related protein, with the protein MSTILCEKKNHVATITINRPESLNCFNYETIIELDRVIDEIRMNSEVRVVVVTGAGEKAFSTGADLKERKNLSDEQVIRNLNKMGELFTKIDELPQPTIALINGYAFGGGLELALACDFRIVHSDVQLGLTETSLAIIPGAGGTLRLPRLIGEAKALELILTAKRLTGEEAFNYGVVTKVVPKEKLQTACDELINQLLANGPIALKQAKFSIKNGMKVDLQTGLKIERKAYEITIPTEDRKEALRAFQEKRKPKF; encoded by the coding sequence ATGTCAACGATTCTTTGTGAGAAAAAGAACCATGTTGCTACGATTACAATCAACCGTCCGGAGAGTTTAAACTGTTTCAATTATGAAACCATTATCGAGTTAGATCGCGTAATCGATGAAATTCGGATGAATTCAGAAGTTCGTGTAGTGGTTGTTACAGGTGCTGGTGAAAAAGCATTCAGCACAGGTGCTGATTTAAAAGAACGAAAAAATTTATCAGATGAACAAGTCATTAGAAATTTAAACAAAATGGGGGAGCTATTCACGAAAATTGATGAGCTTCCTCAGCCGACCATTGCACTTATAAATGGTTATGCCTTTGGCGGTGGACTTGAATTAGCGTTGGCATGTGATTTTCGAATTGTTCACTCAGATGTGCAGTTAGGGTTAACAGAAACGAGTTTAGCTATTATTCCAGGTGCTGGAGGTACGCTGCGTTTACCGAGATTAATTGGTGAAGCGAAGGCACTGGAGCTGATTTTAACTGCTAAGAGATTAACAGGTGAAGAGGCTTTTAACTATGGAGTAGTGACAAAAGTCGTTCCAAAAGAAAAACTACAGACCGCTTGTGATGAGCTAATTAATCAACTACTAGCGAACGGTCCCATTGCCCTCAAACAGGCTAAGTTTTCCATTAAAAATGGAATGAAAGTAGATTTGCAAACGGGATTGAAGATTGAGAGAAAAGCTTATGAAATCACAATACCAACCGAAGATCGAAAAGAAGCATTAAGAGCCTTTCAAGAAAAACGAAAACCTAAATTTTAA